The proteins below are encoded in one region of Lactuca sativa cultivar Salinas chromosome 3, Lsat_Salinas_v11, whole genome shotgun sequence:
- the LOC111904331 gene encoding polyprenol reductase 2 translates to MEEVGMGMVSFIRVAWILATFPVAVACFPLPGLGWFRTALLGIAKRGKILQSKSNLTVPQRFFFHFYVVGVLWTTILLVSVWSYAMREHVYNVWLSVFLLVLMEIQVLRRFYESIYVFNYSPSARMHIFGYLVGIFFYALAPLSLCCNFATQVFDFVSGRAHMSRPGFDNIWMFVTPFLMLPWYAWIGGAIFLWGWVHQLRCHQILGSLRDKSEKLEEYVIPYGDWFEYVSSPHYTAEIVIYGGLVVASGGADLSLWLLLAFVVANLVFAAIETQIWYRHKFDNYPRNRCIIFPFVY, encoded by the exons ATGGAAGAGGTGGGGATGGGGATGGTATCATTCATACGAGTAGCATGGATCCTTGCTACATTTCCAGTTGCCGTAGCCTGTTTCCCATTGCCTGGGCTTGGTTGGTTTCGCACAGCTCTATTGGGGATTGCCAAAAGAGGCAAGATTTTGCAATCTAAATCT AACCTAACTGTCCCTCAGAGATTCTTCTTTCACTTTTACGTGGTCGGGGTTTTGTGGACGACAATCTTGCTTGTTTCAGTGTGGTCTTATGCCATGAGAGAACATGTGTACAACGTTTGGCTATCCGTGTTTCTCCTTGTGCTCATGGAAATTCAAGTTTTACGACGCTTCTATGAGTCGATCTATGTTTTTAACTACAGTCCATCAGCTCGAATGCACATCTTTGGTTATCTTGTGGGGATATT TTTCTATGCACTGGCTCCACTCTCGCTATGCTGTAATTTTGCAACTCAAGTCTTTGACTTTGTCAGTGGAAGGGCTCACATGTCAAGGCCTGGATTTGATAATATATGGATGTTTGTGACTCCTTTCTTGATGCTTCCATGGTATGCGTGGATAGGTGGTGCTATTTTCTTATGGGGTTGGGTCCATCAGCTTCGTTGTCATCAAATCCTT GGTTCCTTGCGAGACAAAAGTGAAAAGCTGGAGGAGTACGTTATTCCGTATGGAGATTGGTTTGAATACGTGTCGTCTCCACACTACACGGCTGAAATT GTGATCTATGGTGGTCTTGTGGTGGCTAGTGGTGGTGCAGATCTCTCTTTGTGGTTGCTTTTAGCATTTGTG GTGGCAAATCTTGTTTTTGCAGCAATAGAGACACAGATATGGTATCGCCATAAATTCGACAATTACCCTCGCAATCGATGTATTATTTTCCCGTTTGTTTATTAG